From the genome of Sphingobacterium kitahiroshimense, one region includes:
- a CDS encoding SemiSWEET transporter, whose product MILENLIGITAGILTSISMLPQLLKVIKEKTVEDLSLPMIIILITGLSLWVWYGIIKNELPIIISNAFAVLVNLFLLSYYLRFKDK is encoded by the coding sequence ATGATCCTAGAAAATTTAATCGGAATCACTGCCGGAATTTTAACATCAATATCCATGTTGCCTCAGCTTTTAAAAGTGATTAAGGAAAAAACCGTTGAAGACCTTTCTTTGCCCATGATCATTATTCTGATAACGGGCTTATCCTTATGGGTGTGGTATGGAATAATAAAGAATGAATTACCGATTATTATTTCAAACGCTTTTGCTGTCCTAGTCAATTTGTTTTTACTGAGTTATTACCTGAGATTTAAGGACAAATAA
- a CDS encoding PAS domain S-box protein, producing MNKIDISDNLAILEKENNELRNRVAELSDFIENGSVPLHWVDESGIIIWANQAELDLLGYDKEEYIGHPISDFHKDAAVIEEILNRLTAKETIRDFPARLKCKNGSIKYVVISSNVLFKDGKFIHSRCFTKDVTPLVEEEKRKNKLMTLLEESEERLRLAIEATDLGTWDWDFEENKLYISKQAEKILGLHLNDLNYHHILELLHPEDQNNVNFIIQKLKESSSNSHFDFLCRVLKSDKNSTIWIRVQGATYMDNTNKMHRIIGSVLDITELKNSETKNAELAAIVNSSNDAIVSKTLEGIVTSWNAAAEELFGFKAGEIIGQPILKLIPENRKSEEDHILAKLRAGQSLKHFETIRISKTGQLLDVSLTISPIRDSAGQIIGVSKIARDISEKKQEERRKNDFISMVSHELKTPLTSILLFTQIMQKNYQDNKNDLGKQMSNKIETQSKKMIAMIRDFLSLARIEEDQLQINKESITLLSLFEEVREEAQLMISKHKIKFACAEPITIFADHDKIAQVFTNLISNAIKYSPAGGTITIGCEKKDGKVKLFVSDEGIGIAKEDQEKLFNRFYRVDNDEIAHISGFGIGLYIVSEILRYHDSAIEVESEKGSGTTFYFSLDEIGDPIPS from the coding sequence ATGAATAAGATTGATATATCTGATAATTTAGCAATTCTGGAAAAGGAAAATAATGAACTTAGAAATCGCGTTGCTGAACTCTCCGACTTTATTGAAAATGGTTCTGTCCCATTACATTGGGTGGATGAGAGCGGGATTATTATTTGGGCAAACCAAGCAGAATTAGATCTACTGGGTTATGACAAAGAAGAATATATTGGCCATCCGATCAGTGATTTCCATAAGGATGCAGCAGTAATCGAAGAAATTCTTAACCGCCTTACCGCCAAAGAAACCATACGGGATTTTCCTGCAAGATTGAAATGTAAAAATGGTTCTATTAAGTATGTTGTAATCAGTTCAAATGTACTTTTCAAAGATGGAAAGTTTATACATTCGCGCTGTTTTACAAAAGATGTAACGCCGCTGGTTGAAGAAGAAAAAAGGAAAAACAAGCTCATGACTTTACTGGAAGAGAGTGAAGAACGACTTAGACTGGCCATTGAGGCCACTGATCTAGGCACTTGGGACTGGGATTTTGAAGAAAACAAACTCTATATTTCTAAACAAGCCGAAAAAATTCTTGGGCTACACCTCAATGACCTTAACTACCACCACATTTTAGAGCTCCTTCACCCAGAGGATCAAAATAACGTTAACTTTATAATACAAAAGCTAAAAGAAAGCAGTTCCAATTCACACTTTGATTTTCTATGCCGGGTATTAAAGAGCGATAAAAATAGTACCATATGGATACGCGTTCAAGGAGCTACCTATATGGATAATACAAATAAGATGCATAGAATTATTGGTTCGGTACTTGATATTACTGAACTTAAAAATTCGGAAACTAAAAATGCTGAACTGGCGGCAATTGTTAATTCTTCCAATGACGCCATTGTCAGTAAAACTTTAGAAGGCATCGTAACAAGCTGGAACGCTGCAGCAGAAGAATTATTTGGGTTTAAAGCTGGTGAAATAATCGGTCAGCCTATTTTGAAGTTAATTCCTGAAAACCGCAAAAGTGAAGAGGATCATATCCTTGCGAAATTACGAGCTGGTCAATCATTAAAACACTTTGAGACTATTCGTATCTCTAAAACGGGACAGCTGCTGGACGTATCTCTAACCATATCACCCATCAGGGATAGTGCTGGTCAAATAATAGGAGTTTCAAAAATTGCTAGGGATATTTCTGAAAAAAAACAGGAAGAAAGGAGGAAAAATGATTTTATCTCCATGGTGAGCCATGAACTGAAAACTCCGCTTACCTCCATTTTATTATTTACTCAGATCATGCAGAAAAATTACCAGGACAATAAAAATGATCTGGGTAAACAGATGAGTAACAAAATTGAAACCCAATCTAAAAAAATGATTGCCATGATACGGGATTTCCTCAGCCTCGCCAGGATTGAAGAAGATCAATTGCAAATAAATAAAGAGTCCATAACACTTCTATCTTTATTTGAGGAAGTGCGAGAGGAAGCGCAATTGATGATATCTAAGCATAAAATTAAGTTTGCCTGCGCAGAACCAATTACAATCTTTGCAGATCATGATAAAATAGCACAGGTCTTTACCAATTTGATTTCAAATGCAATAAAATATTCACCTGCCGGTGGTACCATCACGATTGGTTGTGAGAAAAAAGACGGGAAAGTCAAATTGTTTGTTAGTGACGAAGGTATCGGAATTGCTAAAGAAGATCAAGAAAAGTTATTTAACCGTTTCTACAGAGTTGATAATGATGAAATTGCACACATATCAGGGTTCGGCATCGGGCTTTACATTGTTTCTGAGATCCTGCGTTATCATGATTCAGCAATTGAAGTAGAAAGCGAGAAAGGATCTGGAACGACCTTCTACTTTTCACTTGATGAGATCGGTGATCCAATCCCTAGCTAG
- a CDS encoding Rho termination factor N-terminal domain-containing protein produces the protein MAKDHGKQIKDDAQYEALRKKGMSKEKSARIANSPDASKKGGEATDLDSRTKSDLLAEAKKIGIAGRHSMKKDELIKAIRNH, from the coding sequence ATGGCAAAAGATCACGGAAAACAGATTAAAGACGATGCTCAATATGAAGCATTACGCAAGAAAGGAATGAGTAAGGAAAAATCCGCACGAATTGCAAATTCTCCGGATGCCAGCAAGAAAGGCGGAGAAGCTACTGACTTGGATTCGAGGACAAAATCGGATCTACTTGCAGAAGCAAAAAAAATTGGCATAGCCGGTAGGCATTCAATGAAAAAAGATGAACTGATAAAGGCTATTAGGAACCATTAA
- a CDS encoding DNA topoisomerase IB, with protein MKTLTPSSHPSVALNLRYVTDTEPGYCRTYTKGKFTYLSKNKPIKNKNTLKRIASLVIPPAWENVWICKFKNGHIQATGIDKRGRKQYIYHLDWSTIRNVKKFDRLLGFANKMKLLRTQLRKDLRKKKLSKEKVCAIAISTMNATYIRAGNKSYEHNYGSYGLTTLKNRHVKIDKNEIFFKFKGKKGVLQQVYIKEAKIAKMLKNVKEIPGQELFQYYDHDGAIQRLDSGDLNRYLKQAMQEDYTCKDFRTWAGCTLAFMMMANEPYGELISERKKVLVTILDHVAKQLGNTRSVTRNYYIHPELQKQYVDGDLKNELLKLKRKMVQNTDGATEKALLKFIRSRCEK; from the coding sequence ATGAAAACATTAACACCTTCATCTCACCCATCTGTCGCTCTAAATCTACGTTACGTTACAGATACGGAACCTGGTTATTGCCGCACATATACAAAAGGCAAATTCACTTATCTATCCAAGAACAAGCCAATCAAAAATAAAAATACCTTAAAGCGGATAGCGTCTCTTGTGATCCCACCAGCATGGGAAAATGTCTGGATATGCAAATTTAAAAATGGTCATATACAGGCAACAGGTATTGATAAGCGTGGTAGGAAGCAATATATTTATCATCTGGACTGGTCAACCATACGCAATGTCAAAAAATTTGATCGTTTACTGGGCTTTGCAAATAAGATGAAATTACTCCGCACGCAATTGCGGAAAGATCTACGGAAAAAGAAATTATCCAAAGAAAAAGTCTGTGCGATTGCAATCTCTACCATGAATGCAACTTACATACGTGCAGGAAACAAATCCTATGAACATAACTACGGCTCATATGGGCTCACCACATTGAAAAACAGACATGTCAAAATTGACAAAAATGAAATCTTTTTTAAATTTAAAGGGAAAAAAGGCGTACTTCAGCAGGTTTATATCAAGGAAGCAAAAATAGCTAAAATGCTTAAAAACGTCAAAGAAATCCCCGGTCAGGAGCTTTTTCAATATTACGATCATGATGGTGCTATTCAACGGCTTGATTCAGGAGATCTGAACCGCTATTTAAAACAAGCGATGCAAGAAGATTATACCTGTAAAGATTTTCGTACATGGGCAGGTTGCACGCTTGCCTTTATGATGATGGCTAATGAGCCTTATGGCGAACTTATTTCTGAACGTAAAAAAGTACTGGTCACCATCCTTGATCATGTCGCTAAACAACTCGGCAATACCAGATCAGTTACAAGGAACTATTATATTCATCCGGAATTGCAGAAACAGTATGTAGATGGTGATTTAAAAAATGAATTATTAAAACTTAAACGGAAAATGGTGCAAAATACAGATGGTGCGACCGAAAAAGCGCTGCTGAAATTTATCAGATCACGTTGTGAAAAATAA
- a CDS encoding ferritin-like domain-containing protein has protein sequence MENRANDPAIINDLIKINNDRIAGYREALDLAHSMRIDDLGGIFAKYILQSEQFITELTPYVTLEGEQPTDSTLLSGKLFRLWMNIKVNISGNDRKSLLESCEKGEDAFKATYRKTLEEDREALSIHVVSLIENQLSKQLVAHDQIKLLRDTISDTI, from the coding sequence ATGGAAAACAGAGCAAATGATCCGGCAATTATCAATGATCTGATAAAAATTAACAACGATAGGATAGCTGGATATAGAGAAGCATTAGATCTAGCACATAGTATGCGGATCGATGATCTAGGTGGTATATTTGCCAAATATATCCTGCAGTCAGAACAGTTTATTACCGAGCTTACTCCATATGTCACACTTGAAGGTGAACAACCTACAGACAGTACGTTGTTGAGCGGTAAACTTTTTAGACTTTGGATGAATATAAAAGTTAATATTTCGGGAAATGATCGTAAAAGTCTATTGGAAAGCTGTGAAAAAGGAGAAGATGCTTTTAAAGCTACCTATAGGAAGACCCTTGAAGAAGATCGGGAGGCTTTATCCATCCATGTGGTCAGCTTAATTGAAAATCAATTAAGTAAACAATTGGTTGCGCACGACCAGATTAAATTGTTACGAGATACCATTTCCGATACGATTTAA
- a CDS encoding DUF421 domain-containing protein: MKKIIWEGAEWDFLLEIVGRSVIMFILILVILRLSGKKGVRQLTLFEVAIILSLGSAAGDPMFQEELPVIYAFVVLFSVIIIYKFITWLSSKSVFINKILEGEAMVVVRDGMFDLKHEHDGDFSKMEFFSELRNQSVEHLGQVRMALLEIDGSMSILFYPEDEVKYGLPLFPDDYKKVESFQLYDFHACMYCGFIEQLHNRESKCPRCRHTEWSKAINTKRN, translated from the coding sequence ATGAAAAAGATAATTTGGGAAGGCGCGGAATGGGATTTCCTTTTAGAAATTGTGGGACGGTCAGTCATCATGTTTATCCTGATATTGGTGATTCTTAGGCTTTCAGGAAAAAAAGGTGTAAGGCAATTAACGCTTTTCGAGGTGGCGATTATTCTGAGTCTCGGATCGGCGGCTGGTGATCCCATGTTTCAAGAAGAATTACCCGTTATTTATGCCTTTGTTGTATTATTTTCGGTTATCATTATCTATAAATTTATAACTTGGTTATCATCAAAATCGGTGTTTATCAATAAGATTTTAGAAGGCGAAGCGATGGTAGTTGTGAGGGATGGAATGTTTGATTTAAAACATGAACATGATGGTGACTTTTCAAAAATGGAATTCTTTTCCGAACTACGTAATCAGTCGGTTGAACACTTAGGTCAAGTGAGAATGGCCTTATTAGAAATTGATGGTTCGATGAGTATTTTATTTTACCCAGAAGATGAGGTGAAGTATGGTCTGCCTTTATTTCCAGATGATTATAAAAAAGTTGAATCATTTCAGTTATATGACTTTCACGCCTGCATGTATTGTGGTTTTATCGAACAATTGCATAATAGAGAATCAAAATGTCCACGATGTAGACATACAGAATGGAGTAAAGCAATCAACACAAAACGAAATTAA
- a CDS encoding HAD family hydrolase, translating to MESKIKMVVFDMAGTTVNEDNIVYKTLRNAINSVGGFDLSLEEVLEHGAGKEKLEAIKTILKNSLDLENDQLATEIFQLFLVQLKSAYEVETIYPCTNAAALFIKLKDMGILRVLNTGYDRLTAESLLKKLNWEVGKDIDLLITASDVEHNRPEPDMIQLAMAKMGITDASRVAKIGDSTIDIQEGQNAGCGLSIGITTGAHTAVQLATANPDQVISDLLDILSVIENYSKNSTAVS from the coding sequence ATGGAAAGTAAAATTAAGATGGTCGTATTTGATATGGCGGGAACAACTGTTAATGAAGATAACATCGTTTATAAAACACTTAGAAATGCAATCAATAGCGTTGGTGGTTTTGATCTTAGTTTAGAAGAAGTTTTAGAGCATGGTGCAGGTAAAGAAAAGTTGGAAGCTATAAAAACTATCTTGAAAAATAGTTTAGATTTAGAAAATGATCAATTGGCAACAGAGATTTTTCAATTGTTTCTTGTGCAGCTTAAAAGTGCTTATGAAGTGGAAACCATTTATCCATGTACTAATGCGGCAGCACTTTTCATAAAGTTAAAAGATATGGGTATTTTAAGAGTACTTAATACTGGATATGATCGATTGACAGCAGAATCATTATTGAAAAAACTGAATTGGGAAGTAGGTAAAGACATTGATCTTCTCATTACTGCTTCGGATGTTGAACATAATCGACCAGAACCAGATATGATTCAATTAGCAATGGCGAAGATGGGTATTACCGATGCTTCAAGAGTTGCAAAAATTGGCGATTCAACGATTGACATTCAAGAAGGACAAAATGCAGGCTGTGGATTGAGCATAGGTATCACCACAGGAGCACATACCGCTGTACAATTGGCTACTGCCAATCCGGATCAGGTTATTAGTGATCTGTTGGATATCCTATCTGTAATTGAAAACTATAGTAAGAACAGTACCGCAGTATCATAA
- a CDS encoding transcriptional regulator, with protein MKFLFKIFFLFFIIFGIFFGESKANDIQYLASPWVQQFTKSTYKAGNQNWGLSVDQNGLIYAANSDGLLEYDGAYWNLYPHPNKGIVRVAQVHPDGKIYTGGQSEFGYWLKNNNGRLTYHSISKRLLKDLNDEIWKIIIQDHRIIFQSFSTIYIYENEKIKTITEDGEPFLFAFQANKRIFVEKIPSGLHELKNNKLIPVSGKEQLKGHNILSILPFDAASFLIGTAKGGLFLMSKSGEITPWKNDINEELKNVQINNGIKLLNHYYVFGTILNGIYILDENGSFVQHINKSVGLQNNTVLSLTVDKQSNIWSGLDNGIDRIAINADLYYYSDNSGKLGTIYSAKIYQGYLYLGTNQGLFYTSWNPNKKYQSIDFKMIHGSQGQVWNLEVINNVLVCGHNTGTFQIQGTAMSLLSPKTGGWVIKLLSPHAPYVLQGNYTGVSLFNSLPNALTYQTQYPNFRSGVQLLETQSKNSVWAAGYNELNLLKFSDDFSVIKQIKPYAQKNGLPKSGYLGVYKLAAINVFTTDSGLYVYDELIDKFTPYHQLNNKLGTFSKTNKIIPAGNNSYWFINKTRIALVDLLQGGQIRVDSIKLASLEDNMMKYYENISALNPNQYLISIDNGFSLLNLGRDNFKPTDVPAPLIRNIRSLFSTDSIDFNNDKEIVEIKYKNNSIQVSYALPYYTETAVQYQFKLTNTQEEWSDWSKLPYKEFTNLAVGQYIFTIRAKLPNGFITKETKVEIEILPPWYRTWYAYLGYLILLVLAIKEVRKWYNKKLIKHEKQVKKAYLLKQEELLKQEAIRAQQHLIEIKNKQLEQELYNKNKELTNATMNIVQKNELLNALNHELLQLKDENGNKLQPEQLQKVAKILKNAYEDNMDWHLFEQSFNETHENFFKKLKHQFPELMPNDLKLCAYLRLNMSSKEIASLLNITTRGVEIRRYRLRKKLNITTEQNLTDFLMNIS; from the coding sequence ATGAAATTTTTATTTAAAATATTTTTTCTTTTTTTTATAATCTTCGGGATCTTCTTTGGTGAAAGCAAGGCCAATGATATTCAATATCTCGCTAGCCCTTGGGTACAGCAATTTACAAAATCTACTTACAAAGCCGGCAATCAAAACTGGGGCTTGAGTGTCGATCAGAATGGTCTGATTTACGCCGCTAATTCTGATGGTTTATTAGAGTATGATGGCGCATACTGGAATCTCTATCCTCATCCTAATAAAGGTATCGTCCGTGTTGCACAGGTACATCCAGATGGGAAAATCTATACGGGAGGCCAATCAGAATTTGGCTATTGGCTGAAAAATAATAATGGTCGTTTAACCTACCATTCCATAAGTAAGCGCTTACTTAAAGATCTTAATGATGAGATCTGGAAAATAATCATTCAAGACCATCGGATTATCTTCCAATCTTTCTCTACGATCTATATTTATGAAAATGAAAAGATCAAAACTATTACTGAAGATGGAGAGCCTTTTCTATTTGCATTTCAAGCAAATAAGAGAATTTTCGTAGAAAAAATACCGAGTGGACTTCATGAACTAAAAAATAATAAGCTCATTCCTGTTTCGGGTAAAGAGCAGTTAAAGGGACATAACATTTTAAGTATTCTTCCTTTTGATGCAGCGTCATTCTTAATTGGAACAGCTAAAGGCGGATTATTTTTAATGAGCAAATCTGGAGAAATAACGCCCTGGAAAAATGACATCAATGAAGAATTAAAAAATGTACAGATCAACAATGGGATCAAGCTACTCAACCATTATTACGTATTCGGAACGATCTTAAACGGTATCTACATTCTTGATGAAAATGGATCTTTTGTTCAGCATATTAATAAAAGTGTTGGTTTGCAAAATAATACCGTTCTTAGTTTAACAGTAGATAAACAGTCAAATATATGGTCTGGTCTGGACAATGGTATTGACCGCATTGCGATTAATGCTGATCTCTACTATTATTCGGATAACTCAGGAAAACTTGGTACCATCTATTCTGCAAAAATTTACCAAGGATATCTTTATTTAGGGACTAACCAAGGTCTATTTTATACTTCATGGAATCCGAACAAAAAATATCAGTCTATAGACTTTAAGATGATCCATGGCTCTCAGGGCCAAGTATGGAATCTAGAAGTAATCAATAACGTATTGGTATGTGGACATAATACAGGTACCTTTCAAATTCAAGGTACAGCGATGTCCTTACTATCACCAAAAACAGGTGGTTGGGTTATCAAACTGCTTTCCCCTCATGCACCATATGTACTACAGGGAAATTATACAGGTGTGTCCCTATTTAATAGTTTACCTAATGCATTAACTTATCAGACGCAATATCCTAATTTCAGATCTGGCGTACAATTATTAGAAACACAAAGTAAAAATTCGGTTTGGGCGGCAGGTTACAATGAACTGAATCTACTTAAATTTTCAGATGATTTTAGTGTTATTAAACAGATTAAACCCTATGCCCAAAAAAATGGTTTACCCAAATCGGGTTATTTAGGTGTTTACAAATTGGCCGCCATCAATGTTTTTACGACTGATAGTGGGCTATATGTTTATGATGAGCTTATTGATAAATTCACGCCCTATCATCAATTAAACAACAAATTGGGCACATTCTCCAAAACAAATAAGATCATACCAGCAGGAAATAATAGCTATTGGTTTATTAATAAAACCAGAATTGCTTTAGTCGATTTATTACAAGGAGGGCAAATTCGGGTTGATTCCATCAAATTAGCTTCTCTAGAAGATAATATGATGAAATATTATGAAAATATCTCGGCTCTCAATCCTAATCAATACCTGATCAGTATCGATAATGGCTTCTCTTTGCTCAATTTGGGAAGGGATAATTTTAAACCCACTGATGTGCCGGCTCCCCTCATCAGGAATATTAGATCTCTTTTCTCAACGGACAGTATAGATTTTAATAATGATAAAGAAATAGTTGAGATAAAATACAAAAACAACAGTATACAAGTATCTTATGCGCTACCTTATTACACTGAAACTGCTGTTCAATATCAATTTAAATTAACAAACACGCAGGAGGAATGGTCTGATTGGTCTAAATTACCCTACAAGGAGTTTACGAATCTGGCAGTTGGTCAGTATATATTTACAATTCGTGCAAAACTGCCAAACGGTTTTATCACTAAGGAAACAAAAGTTGAAATCGAAATCCTACCTCCATGGTATAGAACCTGGTATGCTTATTTAGGGTATTTAATATTACTGGTTTTAGCAATAAAAGAAGTCCGTAAATGGTACAACAAAAAGCTAATTAAACATGAGAAACAGGTAAAAAAGGCTTATTTGCTTAAACAAGAGGAACTTTTAAAGCAGGAAGCAATCCGAGCACAGCAACACTTGATCGAAATTAAAAATAAGCAACTGGAACAGGAATTATATAATAAGAATAAGGAACTGACTAATGCTACGATGAATATTGTGCAAAAGAATGAATTATTAAATGCACTGAATCACGAATTATTACAGTTGAAGGATGAAAATGGAAATAAACTGCAACCTGAGCAATTACAAAAAGTGGCCAAGATCCTTAAAAATGCTTATGAAGATAATATGGACTGGCATCTGTTTGAGCAGAGTTTTAATGAAACTCATGAGAATTTCTTTAAAAAGTTAAAGCATCAATTTCCCGAATTAATGCCCAATGATTTAAAACTCTGTGCCTATCTGAGGTTGAACATGAGCAGTAAAGAAATTGCCAGCTTATTAAATATAACGACACGTGGTGTCGAGATTAGACGTTACCGATTACGTAAAAAATTGAATATAACAACTGAACAGAATTTAACTGATTTTTTAATGAATATTAGTTAG